The Lepisosteus oculatus isolate fLepOcu1 chromosome 4, fLepOcu1.hap2, whole genome shotgun sequence genome window below encodes:
- the pheta2 gene encoding sesquipedalian-1, which produces MKLHEKILVHYLTCDSPVDKEGYLYKKGERNTSYQKRWFVLKGNLLFYLERLGGEALGVIVLEGCSVQLCESDEQFAFALVFPGPGLRTYKLAADSPDGQESWIKALMSASHSYMSQLVQDLERQYEGARREAYSGASYQRCAVIGPDAERLAQGLGLGPREPRTDSGPRLQALPPTSRPCRRSPKLWPRRQAQVAPLPEPGPPCAGATGWGPGAWPGLGVEPLEAFSELHEHYGREVRELRANWLGRREGRDSGRGQEEGAETLDLIDFG; this is translated from the exons ATGAAGCTGCATGAGAAGATCTTGGTTCACTACCTGACTTGTGATTCACCGGTGGACAAAGAGGGATACCTCTACAAGAAG GGCGAGAGAAACACCTCGTACCAGAAGCGCTGGTTCGTCCTCAAGGGGAACCTGCTGTTCTACCTGGAGCGACTGGGCGGTGAGGCGCTGGGGGTCATCGTGCTGGAGGGCTGCTCCGTGCAGCTCTGCGAGTCGGACGAGCAGTTCGCCTTCGCCCTGGTCTTCCCGGGCCCCGGCCTCAGGACCTACAAGCTGGCCGCGGACAGCCCGGATGGGCAGGAGAGCTGGATCAAGGCACTGATGTCAGCGAGCCACAGCTACATGAGCCAGCTGGTGCAGGACCTGGAGAGGCAGTACGAGG GGGCCCGACGGGAAGCCTACTCTGGGGCCTCCTACCAGCGCTGCGCTGTGATCGGACCCGACGCCGAGCGGCTCGCCCAGGGCCTGGGGCTGGGCCCCCGGGAGCCGAGGACTGACAGCGGCCCCCGCCTGCAGGCCCTGCCCCCCACCAGCAGGCCCTGCCGGAGGTCCCCCAAGCTGTGGCCCCGGCGGCAGGCGCAGGTGGCCCCCCTGCCTGAGCCGGGGCCCCCCTGCGCCGGGGCCACGGGCTGGGGCCCGGGGGCGTGGCCCGGCCTGGGGGTGGAGCCACTGGAGGCCTTCAGCGAACTGCACGAGCACTACGGGCGGGAGGTCCGGGAGCTGCGAGCCAATTGGCTGGGCCGGCGCGAGGGGCGGGACAGTGGGAGGGGTCAGGAGGAGGGGGCGGAGACGCTGGACCTGATCGACTTCGGGTGA